One Ranitomeya variabilis isolate aRanVar5 chromosome 5, aRanVar5.hap1, whole genome shotgun sequence DNA window includes the following coding sequences:
- the LOC143773577 gene encoding uncharacterized protein LOC143773577, translated as MSWVKSVVSQPGKMEELLKHLVQLQSQQQEANRLLQSQQQETNRLLVQQIQQSQQEQWQQMQQNQQEQWQQMQQNQQEQRQQMQLLATAIQGKTSAPTPGLADDTHVRKTPPSLLLHHVHGSRNHVLKNPEDSSSQGESALFICGTGSETSCAACGAAKGSSSHLPPARRD; from the exons atgtcctgggtcaagtctgttgtaagccagccggggaaaatggaggaactgctgaaacatttggtccagttgcagtcacagcagcaagaggctaacaggctgttgcagtcacagcagcaagagaccaacaggctgttggtgcagcagatacaacagagccagcaggagcaatggcagcagatgcaacagaaccagcaggagcaatggcagcagatgcaacagaaccagcaggagcaacggcagcagatgcagcttctggcaaccgccatccagggcaagacgagtgccccaaccccaggtctggctgatgacacccacgtccggaagacg CCGCCATCACTTCTACTCCACCATGTGCACGGATCAAGAAATCATGTGCTGAAGAACCCAGAGGATTCGtcgtcgcaaggagaaagtgcattgtTCATCTGCGGGACCGGGTCGGAGACATCTTGTGCCGCCTGCGGCGCTgccaagggatcttccagccaccttcctccagcgcgcagagactga